In Piliocolobus tephrosceles isolate RC106 chromosome 5, ASM277652v3, whole genome shotgun sequence, a single genomic region encodes these proteins:
- the ABT1 gene encoding activator of basal transcription 1, translated as MEAEESEKAAMEHEPLEGTEQTVDAEEEQEVSEEAACGGNKRVVPGIVYLGHIPPRFRPLHVRNLLSAYGEVGRVFFQAEDQFVRRKKKAAAAAGGKKRSYSKDYTEGWVEFRDKRIAKRVAASLHNTPMGARRRSPFRYDLWNLKYLHRFTWSHLSEHLAFERQVRRQRLRAEVAQAKRETDFYLQSVERGQRFLAADGDPARPHGSWTFAQRPTEQELRARKAARPGGRERARLATAQDKARSNKGLLARIFGAPPPSESMEGPSLVRDS; from the exons ATGGAGGCAGAGGAATCGGAGAAGGCCGCAATGGAGCACGAGCCGCTGGAAGGGACAGAACAGACAGTAGACgcggaggaggagcaggaggtaTCTGAAGAAGCGGCCTGTGGCGGCAATAAGCGGGTAGTGCCAGGTATTGTGTACCTGGGCCATATCCCGCCGCGCTTCCGTCCCCTGCACGTCCGTAACCTTCTCAGCGCCTATGGCGAGGTCGGACGCGTCTTCTTTCAGGCTGAAG ATCAGTTTGTGAGACGCAAGaagaaagcagcagcagctgcgGGAGGAAAAAAGCGGTCCTACAGCAAGGACTACACCGAGGGATGGGTGGAGTTCCGTGACAAGCGCATAGCCAAGCGTGTGGCGGCCAGTCTACACAACACGCCTATGGGTGCCCGTAGGCGCAGCCCCTTCCGTTATGATCTTTGGAACCTGAAG TACTTGCACCGTTTCACCTGGTCCCACCTGAGCGAGCACCTTGCCTTTGAGCGCCAGGTGCGCAGGCAGCGCCTGAGAGCGGAGGTTGCTCAGGCCAAGCGTGAGACCGACTTCTATCTTCAAAGTGTGGAACGGGGACAACGCTTTCTTGCGGCCGATGGGGACCCTGCTCGCCCGCATGGCTCCTGGACATTTGCCCAACGTCCTACTGAGCAGGAACTGAGGGCCCGGAAAGCAGCACGGCCAGGGGGCCGTGAACGGGCTCGCCTGGCGACTGCCCAGGACAAGGCCCGCTCCAACAAAGGGCTCCTGGCCAGGATCTTTGGAGCCCCGCCACCCTCAGAGAGCATGGAGGGACCTTCCCTTGTCAGGGACTCCTGA